In the genome of Acidobacteriota bacterium, one region contains:
- a CDS encoding CopG family transcriptional regulator has protein sequence MKTTIQTELPDELVSQARSLVDQGWAGDFDELLTDALRRYLESHSSELSESFIRQDVAWGLSGHE, from the coding sequence ATGAAAACCACAATTCAAACCGAACTACCGGATGAGCTAGTCTCTCAAGCCCGCTCCTTGGTCGATCAGGGGTGGGCCGGAGACTTCGACGAACTGCTGACAGACGCCCTCCGTCGTTATCTGGAATCGCACTCTTCGGAGCTGTCTGAATCGTTCATCCGACAGGATGTCGCCTGGGGCTTGAGCGGCCATGAGTGA
- a CDS encoding type II toxin-antitoxin system HicB family antitoxin, translating into MPQTLQLTAVIQREDDAYVALCPELDIASQGDTVEEARENVIEAIELFLESADSSEIKRRLHPEVYVTRLEVAVG; encoded by the coding sequence ATGCCACAAACCCTTCAACTCACCGCAGTCATTCAACGCGAAGATGATGCCTACGTAGCACTGTGCCCAGAACTTGATATCGCGAGCCAGGGCGACACGGTCGAAGAAGCACGCGAGAATGTCATTGAAGCCATCGAACTTTTCCTGGAGAGCGCTGACTCGTCAGAGATTAAGCGGCGATTGCACCCAGAAGTATACGTCACGCGTTTGGAGGTCGCCGTTGGGTAA
- a CDS encoding type II toxin-antitoxin system HicA family toxin — MGKLRALSGRDVCAILTRHGFVEVRQRGSHVVMQRRTEDSTITVPVPRHASLKPGTLKSIIRQSELPRSLFETEQ; from the coding sequence TTGGGTAAGCTGCGCGCGCTTTCTGGAAGAGATGTATGCGCGATTCTCACCCGTCACGGCTTCGTGGAAGTACGTCAGCGAGGCAGCCACGTAGTCATGCAACGGCGGACTGAGGACTCAACCATTACCGTCCCGGTTCCTCGACACGCTTCGCTCAAACCAGGGACACTGAAATCAATAATCCGTCAGTCAGAGTTGCCACGCTCTCTATTTGAGACCGAGCAGTAA
- a CDS encoding type ISP restriction/modification enzyme — protein MTDNGLDLRAVKTFPSLVKYLRDELDWPIESDDVEDLTFDYEPEELGLDAKTAVKIKEIKQLRPLASNQPWGIFFINFEPKQLPIVALRRILRALVFKKRVSGSRAQQKTWQLNDLLFISSYGDSSERAITLAHFSEDSRYGDLPTLRVLGWDAQDTVLHLEDAEQTLKAKLHWPDNAADVESWRSTWASAFTLRPREVVRTSRELAVKLADLATVIRERANKVLAIESASGPFRKLHQAFQEALIHDLSQDDFADMYAQTIAYGLLTAHVSRPAGLVAENIVDIVPNTNPFLKELLGTFLRVGGRKGKIDFDELGINEVVELLRNADMDAVLRDFGDRNPNEDPVIHFYELFLKEYDPVKRMKRGVFYTPRPVVSFIVRSVDEILRTEFGLEDGLADVTTWGDMAERNAELLIPEGVSPEAPFVQILDPATGTGTFLVEVIEVIHKTMVEKWRKQGVGVYDVRLKWDDYVQRDLLPRLYGFELMMAPYAIAHMKIGLKLRETGYSFLSSERARVYLTNTLEEPKDFSDYFEQMAPALAHEAYAANKIKRRNSTTVIIGNPPYAGHSTNTGQWINDLLRGKDTLSGEKTGNYFEVDGKRLDERNPKWLNDDYVKFMRYGQRRIEQSRLGVLAFITNHGYFDNPTFRGMRQSLLSTFSAGYVLDLHGNVKKGLRAIVDQNVFDIQQGVGIGIWVTSGATKAGHRVSHSEVTGDRVEKYQWLQDRTVLLNQYSKVEPSAPFYVFVPQEKTIREEFARGTSLVDVFRASTMGVTTGRDQLCISFTSQESLEKLADFTSDLPEIELANRYGLSNKSGWNIAKARRAIRSAGFSKRGCQAFAYRPFDVRVLYLDSSIVGRPRLEVMKQMLEPDNLGLCTTRQVNGEFRHVFCARCPTNDCLVSLASGERTYLFPLYSGGGRHGMLGHLNRESNLIPTFVKHFARHLGIQQEAEEGALSRDIFCYFYALLYSPAYRRRYSEFLKIEFPRVPLTTSVDLFRALACLGAELVSLHLLESPKLGRPLTTYTGPSHSEVEKVSYAGHTVWLDKAQTRGFKGVPESVWSFHVGGYQVCEKWLRDRRGRTLSDEDITHYQRVVVALNETIRLMGEIDTVIEEHGGWPLVGSQDVPKPSEPDQLPFS, from the coding sequence ATGACCGACAACGGATTGGACCTGAGAGCGGTTAAGACCTTCCCTTCACTTGTAAAGTATCTTCGCGATGAACTCGATTGGCCCATCGAATCCGATGATGTTGAAGACCTGACCTTTGACTACGAACCGGAAGAACTCGGACTCGATGCCAAGACCGCCGTTAAGATCAAAGAGATTAAACAACTCCGTCCGCTGGCCAGCAATCAGCCGTGGGGGATCTTCTTCATCAACTTCGAGCCGAAGCAGTTGCCCATCGTCGCATTGCGGCGGATTCTGCGTGCTCTCGTCTTCAAGAAGCGCGTGTCAGGTAGTCGAGCCCAACAAAAGACATGGCAGCTCAACGACCTGTTGTTCATCTCTTCTTACGGCGACTCATCCGAGCGAGCGATCACGTTGGCGCACTTTTCTGAGGACTCACGATATGGCGACTTGCCGACTCTTCGCGTGCTCGGGTGGGATGCACAGGACACAGTACTGCATCTTGAAGACGCCGAGCAGACCCTGAAAGCAAAACTGCACTGGCCCGACAACGCAGCCGACGTTGAGTCGTGGCGGTCAACCTGGGCATCCGCTTTCACCTTGCGTCCTCGCGAGGTCGTCAGAACCTCCAGGGAACTCGCGGTCAAGCTCGCAGACCTCGCCACCGTAATTCGCGAGCGTGCAAACAAAGTCCTCGCGATCGAATCGGCTTCGGGACCGTTTCGAAAACTTCACCAGGCGTTTCAGGAAGCGCTGATCCACGATCTGAGCCAGGACGACTTCGCGGACATGTACGCGCAGACCATCGCTTACGGGCTCTTGACCGCTCACGTGTCACGGCCTGCCGGTCTTGTGGCTGAGAACATCGTTGACATAGTGCCGAACACCAACCCGTTCCTGAAGGAACTGCTAGGCACGTTCCTCCGTGTTGGCGGACGCAAGGGAAAGATTGATTTCGATGAGCTTGGCATCAACGAGGTCGTGGAGCTTCTGCGCAACGCAGACATGGATGCGGTGCTGCGCGACTTCGGCGACCGCAACCCGAACGAAGACCCGGTCATTCACTTCTATGAGCTGTTCCTGAAAGAGTACGATCCCGTGAAGCGAATGAAGCGCGGTGTCTTCTATACCCCTCGTCCCGTTGTCAGCTTCATCGTTCGTAGCGTGGACGAAATACTGCGCACTGAGTTCGGGCTCGAAGACGGACTCGCCGACGTCACGACGTGGGGCGATATGGCGGAACGTAACGCTGAATTGCTAATACCGGAAGGTGTTTCGCCAGAAGCGCCGTTCGTCCAGATTCTCGATCCCGCGACAGGCACAGGAACTTTTCTGGTGGAGGTTATCGAAGTCATTCACAAGACGATGGTCGAGAAGTGGCGCAAGCAGGGTGTCGGCGTGTACGACGTACGCCTAAAGTGGGATGACTACGTTCAGAGAGATCTGTTGCCGCGTTTGTACGGCTTCGAGTTGATGATGGCGCCTTATGCCATCGCCCACATGAAGATTGGTCTGAAGCTGAGAGAGACGGGCTATAGTTTTCTCTCCAGCGAACGCGCCCGGGTCTACTTAACCAACACGCTCGAAGAGCCGAAGGATTTCTCGGATTACTTCGAGCAGATGGCGCCCGCGCTAGCGCATGAGGCGTATGCTGCAAACAAGATCAAGCGACGCAACTCTACGACCGTTATCATAGGCAATCCTCCATATGCTGGTCACTCGACGAACACCGGGCAGTGGATTAACGACTTGTTGAGGGGCAAGGACACGCTGAGCGGCGAGAAGACTGGCAACTACTTTGAAGTCGATGGCAAGCGGCTTGATGAACGAAATCCTAAGTGGCTCAACGACGACTACGTCAAGTTCATGCGTTATGGTCAGCGGCGAATTGAACAGTCAAGGCTAGGAGTGCTCGCTTTCATCACAAATCATGGCTACTTCGATAATCCCACGTTTCGTGGCATGAGGCAGAGTCTCTTGTCGACGTTCTCGGCTGGCTACGTTCTGGATCTTCACGGGAACGTAAAGAAAGGACTACGCGCTATAGTCGATCAGAACGTGTTCGACATCCAGCAGGGCGTCGGGATTGGGATATGGGTGACGTCGGGAGCTACCAAGGCTGGACATCGCGTTAGCCATTCTGAGGTGACCGGAGATCGGGTGGAGAAATATCAGTGGCTTCAGGACCGCACGGTACTGTTGAACCAGTATTCAAAGGTCGAGCCAAGCGCCCCCTTTTACGTGTTCGTACCTCAGGAAAAGACGATTCGTGAGGAGTTTGCGAGAGGCACTAGCCTGGTAGACGTCTTTAGAGCCAGTACAATGGGAGTAACGACCGGCAGAGACCAGCTTTGCATAAGCTTCACGTCGCAGGAGTCACTGGAAAAGCTGGCTGACTTTACTTCCGACTTACCAGAGATTGAACTAGCTAACCGCTATGGTCTGTCTAACAAGTCCGGATGGAACATCGCAAAGGCCCGACGCGCGATTAGATCTGCTGGTTTTTCGAAGCGCGGTTGCCAGGCATTTGCCTACAGACCGTTTGATGTCCGCGTCTTGTATCTGGACTCGTCAATCGTAGGCAGACCGCGACTTGAAGTGATGAAACAGATGCTGGAGCCGGACAATCTTGGGCTTTGCACAACACGCCAAGTGAATGGCGAGTTCCGGCACGTTTTCTGCGCACGCTGTCCGACGAATGATTGCCTAGTTTCCCTTGCCTCGGGCGAGCGGACATATTTGTTTCCACTTTACTCAGGGGGAGGTCGGCATGGAATGCTGGGGCACCTCAACCGGGAATCAAATCTAATTCCGACATTCGTCAAACACTTTGCGAGGCATCTCGGGATCCAACAAGAGGCTGAGGAGGGTGCACTAAGCCGCGACATCTTTTGTTACTTCTACGCTTTGCTTTACAGTCCGGCGTATCGCAGGAGGTACTCTGAATTTCTGAAAATAGAATTCCCGCGCGTGCCGCTGACCACTAGCGTCGATCTGTTCCGAGCTTTAGCTTGCCTCGGCGCCGAACTCGTCTCCCTGCACCTGCTGGAGTCCCCGAAGCTTGGCCGACCACTCACGACCTACACAGGTCCCTCGCATTCCGAGGTCGAGAAAGTCTCTTATGCAGGCCACACTGTGTGGCTCGACAAGGCGCAGACGCGAGGCTTCAAGGGTGTTCCAGAATCTGTATGGAGCTTTCACGTGGGCGGCTATCAAGTCTGCGAGAAGTGGCTCAGGGACCGGCGTGGACGCACGCTCTCCGACGAAGACATCACGCACTACCAGCGCGTCGTTGTTGCGCTCAACGAGACCATCCGCCTGATGGGAGAGATCGACACGGTGATAGAAGAGCACGGCGGCTGGCCGCTCGTCGGCAGTCAGGATGTGCCCAAGCCATCAGAACCCGATCAACTCCCTTTCTCGTGA